The Bacillus sp. NEB1478 genome contains the following window.
TATCCTGAATGCCGAGTACGATCGTATCATGATGCACCCATGTACGTGCTGTTGCTGGGGAACTGCCGCCTCCAATCGATGTACATAACGTATCATCGGTCGCAAATGACTGCCTCGCATCAAAGGTTGGACCGAGCGTTGATTGGTCGATCAGGCGCCAGACTGGCTGGTGCAGCAAGTGATTCGCAGTCATTATAATTTCTCCGCAACGATGATAAACGATTTCGGGATGCCGTGGTCGAGCTCATCTGGGTGCGGTTCTTCGACGAGCTGCCTGATCCATAACTTCTGGCTGCCGATTGCCGTTATGATTTCACCAAGCGTCCACTGGCGAATCTGAACTTGAAACGGAGCACGTTCCTCTGAAATCGCATATTGCAGCTCAGGTAAAAATTTTGAATAGGCGACATCCATTGTAACTAGCTCTTCGCTAAAATAATCACCAGCTACTCTATGTTTTCGAACAGCCTGGCTTTTACCTTGTGACTCTATGAGCTTAGTCGAAACCGGATGGAAGTCTTGAAGAATTAGTTTTCCCCCAGGCTTTAGCAATCCTGCTGCCACTTCGAAAAAGGGATTTAGATCCGTGAAATAATGAAGAATTCCGTTTTCCATAAAAGCCATATCATAATCGCCGGTCATTTCTTCATTTGGCAGATTTAAAATATCATTCACCACATATCTGACGTCTACATTTGCGGCGACAGCAAGCTCGCGTGCATATGCTGCATTTGATTCTGAAATATCGATGACGGTCGTATGTGCCCCGAGCAATGACAGTGCAACAGCCTTACTGCCGTGAGAGCCGAGCAAATTTACGACCTTTTTACCCGTCACGTCTCCGATATAAGCATCGAGCGGCTGCAAGCGGCGTTTTGGATCTTTTTGTATGCGGGTCACTGCTTTTTCAGGCGCGCCAAAACGGTTGACCCATGCCTGGTAAGAACTGTTGCTCCACGCTTGTCCATTTCTTTCTCTTCTTTCCTGATCCATCTTTTGTTCCTCCTGCAATCTATATAAATCTATCATTTCCGTATTAAGCATTATCTAGTATAACCCAAATTTTAAGGGGAAGAAAATGTGGATTTTGTTCTTTTTTTACCGATATTAAATGAGAAGTGCTAGAAAAAAATAGTGGTTGTTTTAAGAGTTAGTAAAACGATACAATGGGTATACTCTAATAGAATCTATGACAAAATTCGAGCAGAAAATACCTTCTTTAGCAAAGTGATTGAGGAAGGGATTTTTATTTTTTACTAGAACTCTTACCTATAAATGTTGTAAGAAGGAGCAGGGAAAAAATCAATGGCTAAACCATTAGGAAAGATGCACGAAGAGAAAGTGTTTAAAGATCCCGTTCACCGCTATATCCACGTTCGAGATGAGCTGATCTGGCGGCTGATCGGCACACGGGAATTTCAGAGACTGCGCAGAATCAGGCAGCTTGGTACGACCTATTTAACGTTTCATGGAGCAGAGCATAGTCGCTTTAGCCATTCTCTTGGTGTTTACGAGATTACAAGGCGAATCATTGATATTTTTCAAGAAAAACAAACGTGGGATCCCGAGCAGCGATTGCTTGTTTTATCTGCTGCACTCCTTCATGATGTGGGACATGGACCTTTTTCGCATTCGTTTGAAAAAGTGTTTGGCGTCGATCATGAGGAATTCAGCCGTGAGATTATTTTGGGCGATACAGAAGTAAATGAGATCCTAATGCAAATGGGAGATGATTTTCCGAAGCAAGTTGCGGAAGTTATTGCGAAAACACATCCGGACAAGCTGATCGTGAGTCTGATTTCGAGCCAGATTGATGCGGATAGAATGGATTATTTGCTGCGAGATGCTTATTTTACAGGTGTAAGCTACGGAAACTTTGATATTGAGCGTATTTTGCGTGTCATGCGTCCGACTGAAGAGGGAGTCGTGATCAAATCCAGCGGTATGCATGCGGTTGAGGATTATATTATGAGCCGCTACCAAATGTACTGGCAAGTCTACTTCCATCCTGTTACGCGAAGTGCGGAAGTGATTTTGAGTAAAATTTTACATCGGGCGAAAGAGCTTTACGAAACAGGCTACACGTTTAAAAGAGAGATCACTCATTTTAAAACACTCTTTGAAGGAAATGTTTCATTAGAAGATTACATTTCGCTGGACGAAGGCACCATTCATTTTTATTTTCAGGCATGGATGGACGAAGAGGATCCTATTTTAAAAGATTTATGCCACAGATTTATTAATCGCAAGCTGTTTAAATATACAGAGATGGTTTCATTTACAGACGGCCATTTGTTATCTGGTTATTTTGACCAGGCGGGTATTAACCCGAAATATTATTTAGTCATCGATTCATCATCTGATCTGCCGTACGATTTTTACAGACCAGGTGAGAAAGAAGAACGATTGCCGATCAATTTGATGAAGCCAAACGGTGAAATTCGTGAGCTGTCACGGGAATCTGATGTGGTGGAAGCGATCTCGGGTAAACGGCGCACAGACCACAAGCTGTATTATCCGCTTGATTTAATTGAAAAAATTAAAGACCAAACGCTGAAAAAGCAGATTAAAGACATTTTATATAAATAAAAAGGCTAACGTGCATGTATGTTTAAGTTGATTGGAGAGGAAGTTGCGAGACTCCTTAGGGATTAGTGTGACAGTTCGAAAAGCGGAAACGGCTGGTACAGCCCCGACAAGCAAAAGGGAGATGGGCTAAGAAGGCGCTTTTTGCCTTCAGGACCATCTAACTTTTGACCTCGAGGGGCTAGACGTTGTAGATAGACAGGTGAGACCATTCAATGTCGCAAGGCGACGAGTGGGCTCACCGCACACCCCTGGGAAAGCGAGCAAACTGGAACAGATATCAACTGCTTACAATGACACCAAAGTTTACGAAAAAAGCCAAATAAATAGAACGAAAAAGGATGTTAGGGGGAAGTGCTGTGTTTGAGGATCATTTAAAGGTTGTCACACTCATACAAGAAGCCGGGGAAGTGATCGGGCGAAAAAAGCTTCAAAAGATGGTGTACATCGCAAAAAAGCTGAATTTTCCTTTTCAAGAAAAGTATCAGTTCCACTTTTATGGACCGTATTCAGAAGAGCTGACGCTGAAGATTGAAGAGCTTTGCAACATGGGATACATACATGAAGTGAAAGAAAAGGTGAGCGGCTATTACCAATATCGCTATGAGGTAAACGCAGAAGGATCGAAGCTTCTTTCCACGTATGGAACCGCAATTGAGATGCTTGGGACGTGTGTCCGTTCGATGAATGAGCAGTCTTCACGTTTCTTAGAACTCGTTTCGACGATTATGTATTTTGATAAGCTGGATAAAGAAGAAATTAAAGAAAAAGTACAGACGGTGAAAGCAAAACAGAAGTATACAGATGAAGAAATGGAAGAGGCTTTCGGTTATATTGCCGGCTTGAAAAACCAAATTCAATAGAAAATAAACCTGTTTGATAGCGATTAAGACCAGCTAGAGGACAGGTTTTTTGTTTACCATCTAAACTGCAGCGGGTGGCCGTGATTGTATAGTCCATACAGATAAACACTGAAAATGAATAAAGAATAAGGAATGATGATTGCGCACAGCGTAGTGATAAATCCTAAGGATATATTCTTTTCATAAAGTTTCGTTGCATAAAAACCAATCCCGAGACCTAGTAAACTGAGCGAAACGAGATAAACAGCCAGCCAGAATTTCATGAGTACACCTCTTTTTTATCAGCATATCCACTCGTTAGCAAAGATAA
Protein-coding sequences here:
- a CDS encoding HD domain-containing protein produces the protein MAKPLGKMHEEKVFKDPVHRYIHVRDELIWRLIGTREFQRLRRIRQLGTTYLTFHGAEHSRFSHSLGVYEITRRIIDIFQEKQTWDPEQRLLVLSAALLHDVGHGPFSHSFEKVFGVDHEEFSREIILGDTEVNEILMQMGDDFPKQVAEVIAKTHPDKLIVSLISSQIDADRMDYLLRDAYFTGVSYGNFDIERILRVMRPTEEGVVIKSSGMHAVEDYIMSRYQMYWQVYFHPVTRSAEVILSKILHRAKELYETGYTFKREITHFKTLFEGNVSLEDYISLDEGTIHFYFQAWMDEEDPILKDLCHRFINRKLFKYTEMVSFTDGHLLSGYFDQAGINPKYYLVIDSSSDLPYDFYRPGEKEERLPINLMKPNGEIRELSRESDVVEAISGKRRTDHKLYYPLDLIEKIKDQTLKKQIKDILYK
- a CDS encoding YwgA family protein; its protein translation is MVYIAKKLNFPFQEKYQFHFYGPYSEELTLKIEELCNMGYIHEVKEKVSGYYQYRYEVNAEGSKLLSTYGTAIEMLGTCVRSMNEQSSRFLELVSTIMYFDKLDKEEIKEKVQTVKAKQKYTDEEMEEAFGYIAGLKNQIQ
- a CDS encoding class I SAM-dependent methyltransferase; the encoded protein is MDQERRERNGQAWSNSSYQAWVNRFGAPEKAVTRIQKDPKRRLQPLDAYIGDVTGKKVVNLLGSHGSKAVALSLLGAHTTVIDISESNAAYARELAVAANVDVRYVVNDILNLPNEEMTGDYDMAFMENGILHYFTDLNPFFEVAAGLLKPGGKLILQDFHPVSTKLIESQGKSQAVRKHRVAGDYFSEELVTMDVAYSKFLPELQYAISEERAPFQVQIRQWTLGEIITAIGSQKLWIRQLVEEPHPDELDHGIPKSFIIVAEKL